In one window of Methanosarcina vacuolata Z-761 DNA:
- a CDS encoding winged helix-turn-helix transcriptional regulator — protein MKKNSNGICLCPIEGIITIISKKWAIQAISALGHHNRLRFNDLMNTLEGISPKSLTDLLKELQKEGLIQREAFPEIPPRVEYFLTDDGKELCEVIIPLIQWAEKRDNLHKEIFNSKTF, from the coding sequence ATGAAAAAGAATAGTAACGGAATTTGTTTGTGCCCCATAGAAGGGATTATCACCATAATATCCAAAAAATGGGCCATTCAGGCGATCAGTGCCCTTGGGCATCACAATAGATTACGATTCAATGATCTCATGAACACTCTTGAGGGTATCAGCCCAAAGTCACTTACCGACCTGTTAAAAGAACTCCAAAAAGAAGGCCTTATCCAGAGAGAAGCATTTCCCGAGATACCTCCGAGAGTTGAATACTTTTTGACAGACGATGGAAAAGAGCTTTGTGAAGTAATAATCCCTTTAATACAATGGGCAGAGAAACGGGACAACCTGCATAAGGAAATCTTTAATTCAAAGACTTTTTAA
- a CDS encoding heavy-metal-associated domain-containing protein, translating into MCCGGEHIGETTFIVDDLVCRYCKDMVARLVTSINGVSRVNINIPDRTVNVAYDSRITDAYVIQMTLLKAGYKIVEEPGRIF; encoded by the coding sequence TTGTGCTGCGGGGGTGAACACATCGGAGAGACAACATTCATAGTAGATGATCTGGTATGCAGGTACTGCAAGGATATGGTCGCAAGACTCGTTACATCTATCAATGGGGTTTCCAGAGTAAACATCAACATTCCTGATAGAACAGTAAATGTAGCCTATGATAGCCGGATAACTGACGCGTACGTTATACAGATGACTTTGCTTAAAGCTGGCTATAAAATCGTAGAAGAGCCCGGAAGAATCTTTTAA
- a CDS encoding flavin reductase family protein, translated as MILENFKRESIVPLPVAFISTISENGIRNIAPYSCFMPVLRPLDLVCVASAIRRDTLDNLKSTGEFVINMPGTDMADKVIPTASHVPPDVDEFELAGLKEKPSKKIRAPGIEGCYAWMECKLDHIITEVCNGFPYALILGKVVYLGVEDSVYNKENGSWDVEKAKPLMMTGSDEGMHFCTVNDIGKFEPYGAMFKNGNDPLKRIYKKEEGQECK; from the coding sequence ATGATATTAGAAAACTTCAAAAGAGAATCGATAGTACCCTTGCCAGTGGCATTCATATCAACAATCAGTGAAAATGGAATTAGAAATATAGCACCATATTCTTGCTTTATGCCTGTTTTACGTCCATTAGATTTAGTTTGTGTAGCTTCAGCAATAAGGAGAGATACGTTAGACAATTTAAAAAGCACAGGGGAATTCGTTATTAACATGCCTGGTACTGATATGGCAGATAAAGTGATACCAACGGCTTCACATGTCCCTCCTGATGTTGATGAATTCGAATTAGCCGGTCTAAAGGAGAAACCTTCAAAAAAGATCAGGGCTCCAGGGATTGAAGGATGCTACGCCTGGATGGAATGTAAACTAGACCATATAATTACTGAAGTATGCAATGGCTTTCCTTACGCATTGATTCTTGGTAAAGTAGTGTATCTTGGGGTGGAAGATAGCGTCTACAACAAAGAAAATGGTTCCTGGGACGTCGAAAAAGCTAAACCATTAATGATGACAGGGTCAGACGAGGGCATGCATTTCTGTACTGTCAATGATATCGGTAAATTTGAGCCTTATGGAGCTATGTTTAAAAACGGTAATGACCCTCTCAAAAGGATATATAAAAAAGAGGAGGGTCAAGAATGCAAGTAA
- a CDS encoding ATP-binding protein has translation MKVLVCGKGGSGKSTITALLAKSMDRKGYNVLVVDSDESNFGLHKQLGLEMPEDFMNYLGGKKTLGEKLMQAYQKGDTVSIFENTWQISDIPEAYTVEKGNIKMITIGKIHDFGEGCACPMGALARNFLKNTETTPEDVVFVDTEAGIEHFGRGVEEGCDLVLMVLDPSYESIRLSEKISELAEKAGKPLYFILNRADKIGTQLMTETVDKNRILTSVPSNTEIFLAGFEGDELKVELPEIESVADFLISGIHS, from the coding sequence ATGAAAGTCCTTGTATGTGGAAAAGGTGGAAGCGGCAAGAGTACTATCACTGCTCTGCTTGCAAAATCTATGGATAGAAAAGGTTACAATGTGCTTGTGGTGGATAGTGACGAGTCAAACTTCGGGCTTCATAAACAGCTAGGTCTTGAAATGCCCGAAGATTTCATGAATTATCTTGGAGGGAAAAAAACCCTTGGAGAAAAGTTAATGCAGGCATATCAGAAGGGAGACACTGTCAGTATTTTTGAGAACACATGGCAAATTTCCGACATTCCCGAAGCTTATACTGTAGAAAAAGGAAACATCAAAATGATAACTATAGGCAAAATCCATGACTTTGGAGAGGGATGTGCCTGTCCGATGGGTGCTCTTGCAAGGAATTTTCTAAAAAACACGGAAACTACTCCTGAAGATGTTGTGTTTGTGGATACTGAAGCTGGTATAGAGCATTTTGGAAGGGGAGTTGAAGAAGGTTGTGACCTTGTGTTAATGGTACTTGATCCATCTTATGAATCCATAAGGCTTTCAGAAAAAATAAGTGAACTTGCCGAGAAAGCCGGGAAACCTCTATATTTTATTCTAAACCGCGCAGACAAAATAGGGACTCAGTTAATGACGGAAACCGTGGACAAAAACCGTATTCTAACTTCAGTCCCGTCAAACACGGAGATCTTCCTAGCAGGGTTTGAAGGAGATGAATTAAAAGTAGAACTTCCAGAAATCGAGTCAGTTGCTGATTTTCTAATCTCAGGAATTCATTCTTGA
- a CDS encoding heavy-metal-associated domain-containing protein gives MTQETIKVEGMSCMHCQLRVKKAVEAVEGVQRADVNLQTKQVTVDFKEGEENLEKVKAAIRETGYEPV, from the coding sequence ATGACTCAAGAAACCATAAAAGTTGAAGGCATGTCCTGTATGCACTGCCAGTTGAGGGTTAAAAAGGCAGTTGAAGCTGTAGAAGGGGTACAGAGAGCGGACGTAAACCTTCAGACCAAACAGGTAACTGTTGATTTCAAAGAAGGGGAGGAAAACCTCGAAAAGGTCAAGGCTGCAATTCGTGAAACCGGATATGAGCCTGTTTAA
- a CDS encoding SHOCT domain-containing protein translates to MTINGFMDHYGYGMGYGGIFFGILFWILIIVLAYLLIRWFVEQNKTRGGEDKSALDIAKERYAKGEITEEEFEEMKKRLV, encoded by the coding sequence GTGACAATAAATGGATTCATGGATCATTACGGTTACGGCATGGGGTATGGAGGTATTTTTTTCGGGATCCTCTTCTGGATTCTCATAATTGTGCTAGCTTATTTGCTAATTAGGTGGTTTGTTGAGCAAAATAAAACCAGAGGAGGTGAAGATAAGTCTGCACTGGACATTGCAAAGGAAAGATATGCTAAAGGTGAAATTACTGAAGAAGAATTTGAAGAAATGAAAAAACGCCTGGTTTGA